The following DNA comes from Flammeovirgaceae bacterium.
AATACCTCGATAACTTTTGCAAACATAACGGGTGCAATTTTTCAATCGTTGGCGATCAATCCCCTGACCAGACAGTTATTTGTTTCGAGTAACGGGGGTGTTTACAAATTAAACCTAGATGCGGCCTCCACGGTGACGAGCTTGCCCACTGCAACCATAGCACCATTCAACATTTCGAACATTGATGTAGACGTGGTAAACTCCAAGATCTATTTCGTTCGCCCTATTACAACAACGGAAATATGGATCGCCAATTTAGATGGGAGTGGTGCAGCCAATATCGTTCCAAATTCTTCGGCAAACGACATCACCGTTGACCCTGCAAGTGGAAAATTCTACTATACGGTAAATATATTCTTCCCCACTACCGAGGGGCAAGTGATAGCCAGGGACCTGACCACCGGTGCAAACCCGGTGCCCATTGTCGCTGGGGAACCAAATAGCTTAAGGGGCCTGGCCGTTGACCCAAAAAATGGATTTATATTCTGGGCTAATGGGGCTGGCGGAACCGCGGGAACAATTGGAAGGGCTGGCCTTGACGGCAGTGGCAAAATAAATATTTTCACTGGATTAAATTCCCCGGTTGATGTTGCCCTTGACCTAAGTTCATCCGTGCCCCCCAAGCTCTACTGGACGGAAGGAAACCTTCAGGAGATCCACAGGATGAATACGGACGGCAGCGACTTTGAGCGCTACTATTTCGGCTCAAGCCCTTACCCTACCGGCATCGCCATCGACAACAATGCCCGCTACATCTACTGGGCTGACCGCAACCAGTCCACCATCAAGCGCGGGCTGATTGGCGAAACCGATTTTGAAAACCTTCCCCCGGAAGTCGTCCTCAACTATACCGATATGTTTCCGGGCATCTCTGGCATTGAGCTTGACCCCAACAACACCATGATCTATTTTGTGGATGCCGGCAACAACCGCATACAGCGGGCGGACTACAGCAATACTTTCCCTATTACAGGCAATGACCTCGCCACCATTGCCACCCCGTTTGGCATCGATCTTGACCTGATAAACGGAAAAATTTATTACACTGCAAACGACAACGCGGCCATCAACACGGGCACCCTTTACCGTGCCAACCTGGACGGTACCGGCCAGGAGCCCCTTTGGTCGGGGTCGGCCCCGGACCCGCAGCGGTTTATCCATGATGTAAAGGTGGACCCATTCAACGGGTTCGTGTACTGGGCCTGGACGGAATCCAACGGGGTGGCGACCATTTACAGGGCCAACATCTCAAACGTGGGCGGCACGGTGGTCCCCCTTGTCAACCCTACCGGGGGCGAAGTCCGCGGCCTTGAGATTGACCCGCTGACCAACAAGCTCTGGTGGGTGTGCCGCGGAAGGATAGGCTTGGTGCCGCCTTCGATTATGCAGGCCGACCTTGACGATGGCGGCAACGCGGCCCCGCTTCATCAAATCACATTTTTGCCTCCAAACGGGAATTTTATATTGCTTGACCGCGGAACCATTAGTCCTCTTGTACTTAACGCCACCACTGCTGACAAAAATGAAACCAATGTTTCGGTAAGCGGTAACCTCACCTTCACCTTCGACCAAAGCGTAGCGGCATCCACTGTGAACAGTTCGAACATCATCGTACGTGGCGAACAAACCGGCATCATTTCCGGGACCTTTAGTGGCGGAGGCTCAAGCACGGTCACCTTCGACCCCACCGCAGACTTCAAAGTGGGGGAAGTCGTTAGGGTAACGCTCGCCCCGGGCATTCAAAGTGTGAATGGCGGCAACCTTGCCCGCAGTGAAAGCTACCAGTTCACCACCGCTTCATCCGCTGCCCCGGAGACGCCCCCTTACTTTGAAGAGCACATAATTTCCTCCACGGCAGATGGGACCTTTGGGCTTTTTCCGGCCGATATGGATGGCGATGGCGACATGGATGTGGTGGGGACGGCCTCAGGCACCAACGGCATCTCATGGTTTGAAAACGATGGAAACCAAAACTTCACCGAACACCCTGTGGCCAATACCACCAGCGGGCCTACCGGGACCTATGTAACGGACCTGGACAGTGATGGGGATTTGGACATACTGGTTGCCTCGCAGGGTGATGCCAGGATAATATGGCTGGACAATGACGGCAGCCAAAATTTTACGGAAAAAGACGTGAACGCCTCGGCAGGCACGCCAACCAATGTGTACGCTGCGGACCTTGACGGGGACGGGGACGTGGATGTGCTGTCAACTTCCTATGCGCCTTCCGTAGGCAGCAGTGCCAATGCCAGGCTGAACTATTACATCAATGACGGCAACGAAAATTTTACGCAATTTAACCTTCCCAATGTAAATGGGACTGGTGCCTACCCGGTTGACGTGGACAAGGACGGGGACATTGACATTGTGGGCGTGGCGGAAGTGGCCACCCTAAGCGCCATTCTTAAGGACAAGGTGGCCTGGTATGAAAATGACGGAAGCTTGAACTTTACGGAGCATATCGTGGATGCCACCCCACCACAAAGGCCGGAAGATACCTTTGCCACGGACATGGATGGTGATGGGGACATCGACATCCTTGTGGCCGCCTCCATAAACTTTATCGGCTGGTATGAAAATGACGGAAGCCAGGCCTTTGCCAGGCATGAAATTGGCGCTGGGGAATCACAGCCCCGTGAAATCCATGCGGCCGATGTGGACGGGGATGGCGACATGGATGTAATCTCTGCCCATGAACTATTGGATGAGGTAGCCTTATGGACCAACGATGGAAGTCAAAACTTTGCCCGCCAATCCGTGACCACCAGTGCCGACCTGGTATGGGATGTGTATGCCGCGGACATGGATGGCGATGGCGATTTGGACCTGCTATCGGCTTCGCGTTTTGGAAACGAGGTCTCCTGGTATGAGAATACCGTTACCCCGAACAGCCCGCCAGTGCTATCTTCAACCTCATCTTCCGTGGACTATACGGGCAACCCTGTGGCCATCAACCCTTTGATAACCGTGGGCGACCCTGACGATATAGATTTGGGATCCGGGTCAGTACAATTCTCCCAATCCTCATTCATAAAGGGCGAAGACCAGCTCATATTTAATAATCAAAATGGGATTTTCGGAAACTACGATAGCAACACAGGCATCCTGAGCCTTTCCGGAACGGCCAGCCTGGCCGAATACCAGGATGCATTGCGAAGTGTGGAATATCAGAATTCACTAAGCAATCCATCTACAACCGACCGTTCAGTCGAGTTCCGGGTAAGTGACGGGACCAATCAAAGCAATATCCTGCCCACCACCTTAACCGTCAACGTTACCGTACCGGAAACCATCGAAGTGTTCAATGGGGTTTCCCCGAACGGGGATACCTTTAACCCTTACTTTAAAATCGCCAACATAGAAACCGTGGAGCCTGAAAACAAGGTGTCCGTTTACAACCGGTGGGGCGACAAAGTGTTCGAGGTGGACAATTACGACAACAACGATCCCAAAAGAAGGTTTGATGGCACCAGCGACAAAGGCAAGGACCTGCCCAGCGGGGTGTATTTTTATAAGATAGAATTCGCAAGCGGTGCCCCTGAAATAACCGGCTACCTTACACTGAAACGTTAGTTGCGTTAACCTTAGGTTTCGGCCTCAAAATTTGTAAACTTTAAACCTGAAACCTTGAATTTGGAACTTTGAACCAGCATGTCACAACCCCTTCCCCCCTTTAGTTGCAGCTACTCCCCGGGGTTTTCCCAATTGTTGTTCGACCTCAACTGCACGCTGGCCATCACCACCTACCAGGCCGGCAAACTCATCCTCGTCAGCGCGCTCGATCCGGACAAGGTTGTGCAACTGCCACGGTCTTTTGACAAGCCCATGGGCATTGCCGTTTCGCCAGGCAAGCTGGCCCTGGCCACCCGCAACGAAATCGTGGTGTTCTCAAACGCGGCAAAATTGGCCAACACATACCCTAAGCAGCCGGCCACTTACGATGCCCTGTACGTGCCCAGGGCATTGTTTTATACCGGGGAGCTCGACATACACGACCTTCATTACCAGGGCGATGGGTTGATTGCCGTCAACACAAGGTTTTCGTGCCTGGCACGGCCCTCGTTCGACCATAACTTTATTCCGCTGTGGCGGCCTAAGTTTATCCGGCACCTGGCCCCTGACGACCATTGCCACCTCAACGGGATAGCCGTAAACCCGGAAAACCAGCCAAAATACGCCACCGCTCTTGGGCAGTCCGATACACCTAACGGGTGGAGGGAAAACATTGCAAACGGTGGGGTCCTTATGGACATCGAAAGCCATGAAATAGTTCTGCAAGGCCTGCCGATGCCGCACTCCCCCAGGATATACGATGGCCAGCTGTATTTCCTGTTGTCTGCCACAGGCGAACTGGCCCGGGCAAGCCTGCACACGGGTAAGTACGAGGTGGTCAAGAAGTTCAACGGATTTGTAAGGGGCATGGACAAGGCCGGGGATTACCTGTTCATCGGGCTTTCCAGGCTAAGGAAAACCAGTTCCACATTCGGCAACCTGCCCATTGCCAAGGCCTCGCCCTTTTGTGGCATCGTGGTTCTCCACCTTCCTTCCGCCAGCATCGTAGGGCAGTTGAAATATGAAAACAGTGTGGAGGAAATTTATGATGTGAAGGTGATGGCGGAAACAAAACGCCCCGGCATACTCAACCATACAACAGAAAGGTTCAGGTTGGCGCTTACCATGCCGGAGGGCAACTTCTGGGCAACGCAGGCGGGCAATAAATAATTCATCCTTTCCAAACCGGGAAGATTACGCGTTTTTTTTTACCTTCATAAGTTAAAAGGGCCCTGTATGGAAAACACAGTCTTCTGGCACATTTACCGCTCAACGGCCTATAAGTATAGGAAATACAGGCGCAAACTTGAGCGGAGCATTGCCAACCATTCCTTTCAGAAATTCTCAAAAAGGAAACAACACCAATTAATACGCAAAGTTGAGCGGTTGAGGAACCGGTTGCGGGCACTTTCCCTACAACTTAAGGTCGCGGCTTCGGGCGCCACCCTGGCCATGGCCCTGGCCTGCGGACAGGCATCCGCACAATCCACCCTTGGCCCGTTTGCGTTTAACGGGAAGGACAACCCCCTGCGCCCTCCTCTTGAAACAGGCCAAAACTCCACGCCCGTACTGGTGGACTTTGACCAGGACGGGGACCTCGACCTTTTCGTGGGCACCTACGCCAGCAACGTGCTGTATTTTCAAAATGTGGGCAGCGCAACCCAACCCAAATACCTTAAGCCCGCCTTGGCCGATGATCCTTTTGAGAACACCACCTTCCCTCCCACCTTTGGGTATGTTTCCCCCGCTTTGGCGGATTTGGACGGGGACGGGGATTTTGATTTGGTGGTGGCGGAACGGCAAGGCCTTCTTTACTATTTTAAAAACAACAGCGGGAAATTTGCCCAGGAAACGGGCGCCAATAACCCGTTTGATGGGTTTGACCTGAGCGTTGCAGGCGCGGCATTCCCAAAGGTCACCTTTGCCGATATCGATGGCGATGGGGACCTGGACCTGTGGGCGGGAAGGGACCCGGCCTACGCTTCCAACATGGTGGAAATACGAAACAATGGCGATGGCACCTTTGCCCCGCCTTCGGTCCCGGCCTGGCCCAGTGTGTATTCCATTGACGTGTTCAACCCCGCCCCGGCCTTTGGGGATTTTGATGGCGATGGGGACCTTGACTTGGTCCTGGGGGAGGGCAATGGGACTTTAAGCTATTACAGGAACCAGGAGGTGGAAACGGGCACAATAGATTTCGTGGAGCAAACAGGGGCATGGGATGGCACGCTCGGAAATCCCTTTGACGGATTGGGCACCTACAATGACGCGGCCCCTACCCTGGCAGATGTGGATGGCGATGGGGACTTTGATGTGGTGGTGGGCCTGCAATACCCCACCTATCCCTCCAACCAATTCGAGCCGGTACAATACTATATGAACCATGGCGGCAGCAACTTCACTTTGTTGAAGGATTTAAAAAGCCCATTTGATGGCGTGGATGTTGGGGACAAGGCCATTGCCTCCTTTGCCGACACCGATAACGATGGCGATCTGGACGTGATAATGGGCGGTGATTTCAGTTATTTTGGCACCTACACCACATTTTATTCCTTCAACGATATCTCGGCCCCCAGTACACCCGTTCAATTTGAAAACACCACCGCGGCACTGGGCAACACACCTCCCTTTGGATATCAAAACGCACCGCTATATGCCCGGCCCATCTGGGCGGATTTGGATTTGGATGGCGATAAAGACCTGGTGATTGCCGATAGCGGCTCACCAGACCGGTTCCTTTATTTTGAAAACCAAAACGGGACATTTGTTGAAAAACTGGCAACAGAAAATCCTTTCGATGGAATTTATTTTGGAAGCTACTATATCTATGCGGAGTTTGCGGATATAGACAATGACGGGGACCTTGATGCCTTCTTTTCCACCAGCTCCTTTATTTATTTTTATGAGGACGTAGGGACCGGGTCACCGCATGTGCCTGTATACCAGGCATCCACCTTAAATGGGGTCCTCACCATCACCGACTTCCAGGGCAACACTGGGTACCCAAAATTGGTGGATGTCGACCATGATGGCGACCTGGATGTGGTGGCGGGCACCTATCAGAAAATCCTTTTCTTTGAAAACAAAGGGAACAAAACGGTGGCCAATTTTAAATTGGACATCCCCAACAACCCTTTCGCTTTTATGACCGACCCGGGCGACAACGTGGCCTCGTTGCTGGACGCGGACAAGGATGGGGATTTGGATTTGCTGGTGGGCCAGGCAAACGGGCGGTTTAAATACTTTGAAAACCAAAACCCCCCTCCCATCACCACCCCAGGCATCAGCGAAATGGTATACAACTTCGGCTCCGGTCCTTTGGTGGTGGATGCCGCCATGGCGGTATCCGACCCTGACAATGATTTGATTTCAAAGGCGGTGGTCACGCTACTGGGCTACCAGGTAGGAGATGTCTTGGCTTTTGTCCCCCAGGGTGGCGTTACCGGTACCTTCGACACCTCCACAGGCATCCTCACCCTCTCGGGGCTGGCCGCTGCAAGCACTTATCAGGATGTGCTCAGGTCCATCACCTATGATTTTACGGGGGCCAAGCCCACGTCTTCCGGCAAAAAGGGCAATGCCATGGGCAAGACGATAGTGATAGGCAAAACCCTACAGTTCAGCGTGTTTGACGCAGACCTTACCCGGCCACAAACAAGCGTTATTGGCCTGGACCTGACTGTGGACAACGCCATCCCTTCCGTTGCCACTTCGCCCGGTACCTCCATTTTTGAAGGCACCGCAGTAGCCGTGGATGGCGCCATGACTGTAAGCGATGGGGACGATGCGGACTTATCGGGGGCCACGGCCACCCTCTCACAAACCAACTTTGTTCCGGGGGAAGACATCCTCTCGTTTTCCGACCAGAATGGCATCTCAGGGGCGTACAACCCCACCACCGGCACCTTAATGCTTACCGGGGTGGCGAGCGTTGCCAATTACCAGGCAGCCTTGAGAAGCGTTTTATATGAAAATATTTCGAACTCACCTACGGCCGGCAACCGTATGGTTGGGTTTATGGTGGACGATGGGGAATCCCTGAGCAACCTGGCCGAAAAGGAAGTGTCCATCGGTACCTCAGGAAAACCCCCTTCCGGGGAAATCATCGTTAGGAATGGCATCTCCCCCAACCAGGATGGGTTCAATGACGCTTTCCGCATCGAGAACATCACTACCCTGGCACCCGAAAACAAGGTGTCCATTTACAACCGGTGGGGCGACAAAGTGTTCGAAGTGGACAATTACGACAACAACGATCCCAAAAAAAGGTTTAATGGCACCAGCGACAAAGGCAAGGACCTGCCCAGTGGGGTGTATTTTTATAAAATCGAGTTTTTAAATGGCAATCCCACGATGGCCGGGTACCTGACACTGAAGCGATAACACCGAAAATTGCGTATTTTAATGGTTTTGTAAGTAGATATTCCATAATTGCCCTCTTTTAACTAAAACCTATCCCATAATTTTATACCTTTAATTGACGAAGCATCCTGTCCTGTTGCCATGAAAAAAACCATACTTGTACTCCTCGCCAGCGTAAGCTTTGTCAGCCTGTGTTTTGCGCAACAAGACCCTCTGTACTCGCAGTACATCAACAACCCGATGGTGATCAACCCGGCTTATGCCGGATTGAATAATAACCTGAACGCATCGCTCTCCTATCGCACCCAGTGGGGCGGGTTTGAAGGAAACCCCACTACTGTAAATGTAAACGGCCATATCTCATTGGTGGACAACCGGGTGGGCGCAGGCGTGCTTATCGTGCAAGACAAGATCGGGAATATTACCAACACGGAATTCCAGGTGGCGGGGTCTTATAAACTGCAGTTGGAAGACATGGTGTTTAGCTTTGGCATGCAGGCCGGGGTCATCAACTTCCGGAGCGACTTTAGCCAATTGAACCTGGCCGACCCGGGCGACCCTGCCTTTTCCGGAAACGAAAACCTGAGCAAGCCCAACATCGGTGCCGGTGCGGCCGTCAAAAGCGAGAGGTTCTTTGTAGGCTTGTCCGTGCCCCGGCTCTTGAGCACTACTTTTAAAAGCAGCCAGGGCGAGCAGTTTGATTTGTACGACCAGCATTTTTACCTTTTTGGGGCCTACGTGTTCAATATGGGCACCCGCATCCGGTTAAAGCCGGGGGTCTTGTTTAAATCGGTAAAAGGCTCCCCTTTGTCCACCGACCTCAACTTCAATGTGAATATCGACCAATTGTACACGGCCGGGGTGTTCACCCGCAATTTCAATACCTATGGGCTGCAATTGCAGGCCCTGCTGAAAGACCAGTTCAGACTGGGGTACACCTTTGAAATACCCACTGCCAGTTCTGTAGGCACCCAGTTCAACACCCACGAAATCATGCTGGGGATCAAGATGTCCGTGCTAAGCTTCCACGAGCGGTCCATCAGCAATTTCTAGCCATTTTCATGGTTTAATGGCCATCCAGAAGAACCTTTTGCCGAAATTGGTGTTTTTCCTGTAATCATGAAGGTAGCGGTATCCCGAAAGGAACATTTTAATGCGGCCCACCGGTTGTACAACCCGGATTGGACGGACGAAAAAAACGACCAGGTCTTTGGAAAGTGCAATAACCCCAACTACCATGGCCATAATTACGAATTAATTGTAACCATTACGGGCGAACCCGACTCTACTACTGGGTATGTGTATGATATGAAGGCACTGAGCGACATTATTAAAAAGCATATCACCCAACCGTTTGACCATAAAAACTTAAACCTTGACGTTGCCCATTTTAAAGCCCTAAACCCCACCGCGGAAAACATTGCCATTGTGATCTGGAGGATATTGAGGCAACAGGTAGACATTCGATATGACCTTAAAATCAAACTCTATGAGACAGAAAGAAATTTCGTTGAATATCCGGCCCATTGACCCTCTGGACGAGGAGTTTGATGACGACCATATCCTTTCCTCCTGGGAGACCCCGGTAAGGGCAGACGCCTTTGTCCTGGATGACGACCAAAAGGTGGACAAGATAGAAAAGCATTTCAGGGAGATCATGAACATCCTGGGCCTGGACCTGAATGACGACAGCTTGTCGGGCACCCCCCGGAGGGTGGCCAAGATGTACGTCAAAGAGGTATTCAGCGGCCTGAACCCCAAAAACAGGCCCACCGCGCGCCTGTTTGACAACAAATACAACTACGACCAAATGCTGGTGGAAAAAGACATCACTTTTTACAGCCATTGCGAGCACCATTTCGTGCCCATATACGGAAAGGCGCATGTGGCTTATTTCTCCAGCGGCAAGGTGATAGGCCTTTCCAAAATCAACAGGATCGTGCAGTACTACGCCAAAAGGCCACAAGTGCAGGAGCGCCTGACGGTGCAGATAGGCAAGGAATTGGAAAGGGCATTGAATACCCGGGACGTGGGCGTGGTGATGGACGCCAACCACATGTGCGTGGCCTCCAGGGGCGTGGGCGACACCAACAGCAAAACCGGAACGGCCTATTTTTCGGGCAAGTTCAAGGACGAAAACATAAAGAGGGAGTTTCTCAATTATATCAACAGCAAATAAGGACAAGCCCCTGCAACGGGCCGGGTAGGCACAGGGGCCACTGATAGGCCTAAAACCTTTCTCCCCCTTTAAGTGGTTTGATGGTAAAAATCAGCCCAAGACTTTATTTCCTGGTTCCAAAATCACCTCCCTTTTTAGTAGTTTAGCACTTCAACCAAGACTACTGCATTATGGTGTTTGATTTAGACATGATCAGGGCTGTATACAAGGCAATGCCCGGCCGCATAGCAAAGGCAAGGAAAATGGTCGGAAGGCCCCTTACCCTCACGGAAAAAATCCTTTACTCCCACCTACACACCGACCAGCCCCTAGGGAAGTTCGAACGGGGCAAGTCCTACGTGGAGTTTAGCCCCGACCGCGTGGCCATGCAGGACGCCACCGCCCAGATGGCGTTGCTGCAATTTATGTCTGCGGGCATCCCCAAAGTAAAAGTGCCCTCCACCGTCCACTGCGACCACCTCATCCTGGCAAAAGAAGGGGCAAAAAAAGACCTTAAGGATTCCATCACCGCCAGCGGTGAAGTGTTCAATTTTCTGGAATCGGTATCCAACAAATACGGCATAGGGTTTTGGAAGCCCGGGGCCGGCATCATCCACCAGGTAGTGCTCGAAAACTATGCTTTTCCCGGGGGCATGATGATAGGCACCGACTCCCATACGGTAAATGCAGGAGGCCTGGGCATGATCGCCATAGGCGTGGGCGGTGCCGATGCCGTGGACGTGATGGCAGGCATGCCCTGGGAGCTCAAGTTCCCCAAATTGATTGGCGTGAAGCTTACAGGAAAGCTCAATGGCTGGACAGCCTCCAAAGACGTGATTTTGAAAGTAGCCGGCATCCTCACCGTAAAAGGAGGCACCGGGGCGGTAGTGGAATATTTTGGGCCGGGCGCCAACAGCCTGTCGTGCACGGGCAAAGGCACCATCTGCAACATGGGTGCTGAAATCGGGGCCACCACTTCCACATTCGGCTATGACGAAAAAATGGCCGACTACCTGCGTGGCACAGGGAGAAAAGAGGTGGCCGCACTTGCCGACAAAATCAAGGAGCACCTAACGGGCGACCCGGAGGTATATGCCCATCCGGAAAAATATTTCGACCAGGTAATTGAAATAGATTTGTCCAAACTGGAGCCACACGTCAACGGCCCCTTTACGCCAGACCGCGCCATTCCTATTTCCAAATTTGCCGAAGAGGTAAAAACCAACAACTGGCCACAACGGCTGGAGGTGGGACTGATCGGGTCGTGCACCAATTCGTCTT
Coding sequences within:
- a CDS encoding VCBS repeat-containing protein: MSLKKTLLSACLLFYLAPSFAQKLYIAENGATEMRRSNVDGTNKELMSGGASNVLALKSMVFDEQRNTVFWIESNTIIKKASLFTTAGITQLNTSITFANITGAIFQSLAINPLTRQLFVSSNGGVYKLNLDAASTVTSLPTATIAPFNISNIDVDVVNSKIYFVRPITTTEIWIANLDGSGAANIVPNSSANDITVDPASGKFYYTVNIFFPTTEGQVIARDLTTGANPVPIVAGEPNSLRGLAVDPKNGFIFWANGAGGTAGTIGRAGLDGSGKINIFTGLNSPVDVALDLSSSVPPKLYWTEGNLQEIHRMNTDGSDFERYYFGSSPYPTGIAIDNNARYIYWADRNQSTIKRGLIGETDFENLPPEVVLNYTDMFPGISGIELDPNNTMIYFVDAGNNRIQRADYSNTFPITGNDLATIATPFGIDLDLINGKIYYTANDNAAINTGTLYRANLDGTGQEPLWSGSAPDPQRFIHDVKVDPFNGFVYWAWTESNGVATIYRANISNVGGTVVPLVNPTGGEVRGLEIDPLTNKLWWVCRGRIGLVPPSIMQADLDDGGNAAPLHQITFLPPNGNFILLDRGTISPLVLNATTADKNETNVSVSGNLTFTFDQSVAASTVNSSNIIVRGEQTGIISGTFSGGGSSTVTFDPTADFKVGEVVRVTLAPGIQSVNGGNLARSESYQFTTASSAAPETPPYFEEHIISSTADGTFGLFPADMDGDGDMDVVGTASGTNGISWFENDGNQNFTEHPVANTTSGPTGTYVTDLDSDGDLDILVASQGDARIIWLDNDGSQNFTEKDVNASAGTPTNVYAADLDGDGDVDVLSTSYAPSVGSSANARLNYYINDGNENFTQFNLPNVNGTGAYPVDVDKDGDIDIVGVAEVATLSAILKDKVAWYENDGSLNFTEHIVDATPPQRPEDTFATDMDGDGDIDILVAASINFIGWYENDGSQAFARHEIGAGESQPREIHAADVDGDGDMDVISAHELLDEVALWTNDGSQNFARQSVTTSADLVWDVYAADMDGDGDLDLLSASRFGNEVSWYENTVTPNSPPVLSSTSSSVDYTGNPVAINPLITVGDPDDIDLGSGSVQFSQSSFIKGEDQLIFNNQNGIFGNYDSNTGILSLSGTASLAEYQDALRSVEYQNSLSNPSTTDRSVEFRVSDGTNQSNILPTTLTVNVTVPETIEVFNGVSPNGDTFNPYFKIANIETVEPENKVSVYNRWGDKVFEVDNYDNNDPKRRFDGTSDKGKDLPSGVYFYKIEFASGAPEITGYLTLKR
- a CDS encoding TIGR03032 family protein; amino-acid sequence: MSQPLPPFSCSYSPGFSQLLFDLNCTLAITTYQAGKLILVSALDPDKVVQLPRSFDKPMGIAVSPGKLALATRNEIVVFSNAAKLANTYPKQPATYDALYVPRALFYTGELDIHDLHYQGDGLIAVNTRFSCLARPSFDHNFIPLWRPKFIRHLAPDDHCHLNGIAVNPENQPKYATALGQSDTPNGWRENIANGGVLMDIESHEIVLQGLPMPHSPRIYDGQLYFLLSATGELARASLHTGKYEVVKKFNGFVRGMDKAGDYLFIGLSRLRKTSSTFGNLPIAKASPFCGIVVLHLPSASIVGQLKYENSVEEIYDVKVMAETKRPGILNHTTERFRLALTMPEGNFWATQAGNK
- a CDS encoding VCBS repeat-containing protein, with the protein product MENTVFWHIYRSTAYKYRKYRRKLERSIANHSFQKFSKRKQHQLIRKVERLRNRLRALSLQLKVAASGATLAMALACGQASAQSTLGPFAFNGKDNPLRPPLETGQNSTPVLVDFDQDGDLDLFVGTYASNVLYFQNVGSATQPKYLKPALADDPFENTTFPPTFGYVSPALADLDGDGDFDLVVAERQGLLYYFKNNSGKFAQETGANNPFDGFDLSVAGAAFPKVTFADIDGDGDLDLWAGRDPAYASNMVEIRNNGDGTFAPPSVPAWPSVYSIDVFNPAPAFGDFDGDGDLDLVLGEGNGTLSYYRNQEVETGTIDFVEQTGAWDGTLGNPFDGLGTYNDAAPTLADVDGDGDFDVVVGLQYPTYPSNQFEPVQYYMNHGGSNFTLLKDLKSPFDGVDVGDKAIASFADTDNDGDLDVIMGGDFSYFGTYTTFYSFNDISAPSTPVQFENTTAALGNTPPFGYQNAPLYARPIWADLDLDGDKDLVIADSGSPDRFLYFENQNGTFVEKLATENPFDGIYFGSYYIYAEFADIDNDGDLDAFFSTSSFIYFYEDVGTGSPHVPVYQASTLNGVLTITDFQGNTGYPKLVDVDHDGDLDVVAGTYQKILFFENKGNKTVANFKLDIPNNPFAFMTDPGDNVASLLDADKDGDLDLLVGQANGRFKYFENQNPPPITTPGISEMVYNFGSGPLVVDAAMAVSDPDNDLISKAVVTLLGYQVGDVLAFVPQGGVTGTFDTSTGILTLSGLAAASTYQDVLRSITYDFTGAKPTSSGKKGNAMGKTIVIGKTLQFSVFDADLTRPQTSVIGLDLTVDNAIPSVATSPGTSIFEGTAVAVDGAMTVSDGDDADLSGATATLSQTNFVPGEDILSFSDQNGISGAYNPTTGTLMLTGVASVANYQAALRSVLYENISNSPTAGNRMVGFMVDDGESLSNLAEKEVSIGTSGKPPSGEIIVRNGISPNQDGFNDAFRIENITTLAPENKVSIYNRWGDKVFEVDNYDNNDPKKRFNGTSDKGKDLPSGVYFYKIEFLNGNPTMAGYLTLKR
- a CDS encoding type IX secretion system membrane protein PorP/SprF translates to MKKTILVLLASVSFVSLCFAQQDPLYSQYINNPMVINPAYAGLNNNLNASLSYRTQWGGFEGNPTTVNVNGHISLVDNRVGAGVLIVQDKIGNITNTEFQVAGSYKLQLEDMVFSFGMQAGVINFRSDFSQLNLADPGDPAFSGNENLSKPNIGAGAAVKSERFFVGLSVPRLLSTTFKSSQGEQFDLYDQHFYLFGAYVFNMGTRIRLKPGVLFKSVKGSPLSTDLNFNVNIDQLYTAGVFTRNFNTYGLQLQALLKDQFRLGYTFEIPTASSVGTQFNTHEIMLGIKMSVLSFHERSISNF
- a CDS encoding 6-carboxytetrahydropterin synthase, with amino-acid sequence MKVAVSRKEHFNAAHRLYNPDWTDEKNDQVFGKCNNPNYHGHNYELIVTITGEPDSTTGYVYDMKALSDIIKKHITQPFDHKNLNLDVAHFKALNPTAENIAIVIWRILRQQVDIRYDLKIKLYETERNFVEYPAH
- the folE gene encoding GTP cyclohydrolase I FolE → MRQKEISLNIRPIDPLDEEFDDDHILSSWETPVRADAFVLDDDQKVDKIEKHFREIMNILGLDLNDDSLSGTPRRVAKMYVKEVFSGLNPKNRPTARLFDNKYNYDQMLVEKDITFYSHCEHHFVPIYGKAHVAYFSSGKVIGLSKINRIVQYYAKRPQVQERLTVQIGKELERALNTRDVGVVMDANHMCVASRGVGDTNSKTGTAYFSGKFKDENIKREFLNYINSK